The window ggggccacaacaactgtggagcatgaagtatggggccacaacaactgtggagcatacactacgtgagacacagcaattgtgacacgtagaatacgtggggccacaacaactgtggagtacgtattaacgcactcacagctggtatagaaacctgtgatgtgatgcggtaatcggcagggacacacggctcaaggggacctgtgtagcacccatatggtcatgttaatgattaagactattgaataagattccaagttcaagtcatgtttcacgttatgttacgttcaagtttacgttcacgcaatcatggtaatcccatgagacaagaatatgtttcaagttcatgttatgttatgttcacgttcacgttatgttccaagttcatgttatgttatgttcacgtttacgttatgttccaagttcacatttatgttatgtcatgctcaagttcaagttcaaattatgcatgttcacgttcatgctatgtttcaagtccatgttatgttccaagctcacattcatgttatgtttcaagtcacgttcatgctaagcttcagtttcagtttaagttatgccagttatgttatgttgtatgtcaagttatgctatgattacttatgatttgattatgcattcatgcttttactgccatgcatgcatcattaacctgtgtggaagtttcctgttaacttgctgagatttgtaatcaaatctcactgtggtagtcccaactaccattcccccgaatggtagatcttttacaggatctgaaggagaatcgggaatcgaccaactggaaacggtcacctaagcgacgatgcgatgtaggtgttcgtacagtagttacctcagattactacttgtatttgtggagttcaatctccatcactcttttgatcacaaccttttcggactagtgttgtgatatcagtttttgagtatgtcattatgtatgaagaatgttttaagtatttgggatatttcagtttggtgcatagtattgctgaagaaaaaaaaaattatccgctgcgaatattgcataatgctagatgcatgttaggaatattgcatcttatatgtcatgaacgggggcaggtaaccttgtgttgcatgtctcgacgcttcaaatgtccgtccgatctcaagcggaatttgggggcgtcacactaaGTACTTAGTATGTTATAGGTAATAGAATAagtatattacaaataatatactaaatatattaaataaaagtattataatactattattagttttatttttatacttttatactttgtactttgtaatattagtattatcatgtattagtattagtaatgtAATTGGAAATATATTAGTACAATAATAGCTCGAACTAATTTCATGTCGGTTCGAACaatatttattagtttaataacatttcaaatagatatttatCCTGTTCGAATGAGATGTCACAGGCATCATATACCCAGTTTGAATACAATGTCATAAATCACTCCAGTTCGAACCAGCAGCTGTCGAGAACAACGATTTCACCCCTTATCTCACCCGCGAAAACCGCCATATCAAAcccacatttgaacttctaagaggtatgAGTCAAGTCTCCATATCTATTATTTGGTTTTATGTTCGAATGAGTTATGTTTGGGGGTGGGCATGGATTTTAGATCCGAAATCCCCCATTTTGGTGTTTTCCATAGAAATAACACCAAAAAAATCTGTAGAAATGATTGGGCTTCACTCCTtcatcatttctaccgattaaaacaaaggataaCATCTAGATTTGGTTTTTTCGTTcggggctgagtcgactcagccgtGGCTATTTGGCATGTTCCATTCGAACGGACTCTAGTCTGTTCGAACGCACGGTTGCCAAACAGATATATTTCGGTTCGAACAAACTAAATTTGTTCGAATGAACACAAATTGCTGGTTCAAATGAACATAATAGTCCATTCAAATAGATTTTCCTAGTTTgaactaattatttcaattcagctCAATGTagtataattcttcaataatataatttaaatattatggttaaATAATTCTAACTTTTCATTGTGGTTAAACAGTATTCTAATGGCAATCAACGGAAGAAAACGTGTGAGAGATCAGACCAGCCAAAGTAGTGGAGCAGCTTGTGCTCAGGAGACAAGGCCTATACTTGTTGAGCGGGAGATCATTTTGGATGACTTCTGTgatctttcatgggagggacGGAGCATACAGTCCATTATCACCGAGCAGGGATGGACACCGATCTGTCAGCAGTGGGGGATTGCATATCCATAGATGATCGGTGAGTTTTATCGTGCCATTGGAGAGGATGATGCTGATGCTCTGTTCTACGCCTTAACAGTTTAGGGAGTGAGTATTACTCTCTCTCCCATAATTGTTGAGTTCCTTGATATCCTGCGCGTGGACGGTGCATTTCCTGCAATGGCAACACCGGGACCAACGACTGCACCATCTGATTCTGACACACCGATCGCATCCTCAACACTAGCGTCGAATGTAGAGCTGGATGCTAGTTCAGATGGTAGTGAAGATGAGGATCTACCTGATGATAGTCTCACAGACGATCAGGTATGTCAGCTAGTGCGAGACCTTTCGGCTCCTTAatatgatgggagcaaggtgaTCGAATAGGCCGATTATATAGATTTTTCAAattgcttaatttgattgttggctataacattgatccaaaaaaatacaagactGATTTCGGGATCGATCGAGCCAGATTCTTGTTGTGGATAGCACGGGAGGACCTCATTGATCTAGCATTgtatttcttcttcctcattcgATCGGAGTCACGCTATTCCAGTGGACGTACTCTACCATTTGCACTGCTAATATCTAACCACCTACTCCGATTGGGAGTAACATTGTCTATGATTGAGCGGAGGTAGCCATAGATGGAGCCCGTTAACAATatcacattcagcaagagcAAGGGGTACTTGCGCTATACTGCACCAAAACATTCTAGTGGCACGCTGATCGATCCATATTCTAGTAGTATTGCCGCTGTTGAAAGACAATCTCCTGGGGCTACTTTGGATCAAGTACGATCtctgtttgtggagttcgttgagcCCAACATGAAGAAGCTTAGGGATTTAGACGGACACATTAAAATGTTACCAGAAGATGTTGATCTACTTAGCAAATAGattgttttagttattattttacttttttatgttgtattgaacattatatatttgagatgtaattaatgtatgttttttattttttgtgtttgccaccttgtttatttttttcattttacttgccgttcatgataataaaaaaaatgatactatctttaaagttatatttatataaatttaacataaaagaaatcactataaagttttgaaattaatttatgaatttataaatattttaactcatcgCAAatcagaatatataatatatacacattttttatattttaaaaatgataacaaattaatggaaaaaatacttattactttaatggaaaaattatatgcacaaattaatgatgataaacaatttttatataattttcaaccaAATTAGTCgttttaatcaataaatatggTGTCGAACAAGTTCGAACTATGTTGTGTTGTTTGAACAGTAAAACAACCTTGCCGCCACATTTTCCCTCCAAATCTCatccgttcgaacaaataaatttaagttcgaacgatTATTAACTTTCatcaggaaaaataaattaatttcgaGCCAagattattattcgaacagagtatatatttttgtcGAATAGACAGTAATTCCCTGTTTGAATCTATTTTGTTCTATTTGAACGGTTTTTCTTTTTCGAGACAATTTTATTTGtcataaaaattttgtttgaatcgTTATTTATCAGTTCGAACGAATTTAATAGCTTAGACATTTTTGGAGACGTCTccaaaaatgaattttagggacgaaatttaatttgtccctaaaagtcaaTTCTCACTTAGTGTCGGAAGAAAATTGAGGAATAAGGACAAGAACGAGTATTTTGACAGACTTTGTGGAATCTCTCTGACTTTTTGCTTAATTATAGTGATTCTTATGATCAAGACTATTtctctaccaaaaaaaaaaaaaaaaaacaacaaagtcGTTGATAAATTAAAAGCGTAGAAAAATTGAACTAATTAATCATCGGAGAGAACTTATATTTCTGGCCCGGTCATTAAACGAGTAAAATGATAGGGATGAAGACAGCCTCCTTCAACACATGAACCCGAATAGTCACTTTATACAAGTTAAGAGAATAGTTCAACGAAAGTTCGTAAAAGCAATCCTAATCTTCGTAGAAGCGATAGAGAATCTAGTAGACGAGAATTTTCAACAATGAATTGCTGAGAAATTGTTACGAGAAAGTTGAATATATTGGGAAGGTTGGAATCAATATCGCTAGCCTTAAATTAGAAAACTACTCTGAGAATAGGGTTTATCATAAAAGTCAAAAACCGATTCTGAAACCACAAGATAACCATTCTAACCCATAAATGTCTATTTCtctaccaaaaaaaaacaacaaagtaGTTGACGAATTGAAAGCATAGAAAAATTGCACTAAGCCTCGGAGAGAACTTATATCTCTGGCCCGGTTATAAATGAGTTAAATGATAGGATGAAGACTGCCTCCTTCAACACGTACATGAACCCGAATAGTCTAGATCTCTTTATAGCTAGTAGGTGAGAATTTTCAACAATGAATTGTTGAGAAATTGTACTGGGAAGGCTGGTATCAATATTGCAAGCCTTAAATTATTAtctaagagaaattctatttgcagtccccacttaaagactgcatgtgcaggccctttattaaatgagaaaaatcatcatttcaagagggatagttttgtaattttttaaaaaattaaagataaaattacctaTGCTTGTATTGCtgtccccaaatggggactgtatctagcattgctcattaTCTAAACATGATCGGGACCTAAataagagagagataaatatttgaaatgaatcttataatatttattgattcttgtttaaattttttgtataatattaaattcCTAGTAAATATTGTATAAGAGGAAATCATGTTCCTTAGGTAATTTGGTAAACTCGAGCTTGAGTTAGACTCATTAACTGAAAAACTCGAACTCAAACATGACTTGTATTCgaataaaagttaaatgaaCAAGTCTTAAGCGCCCATTACTCACTCGAACTCGACTCATCCCAACCGTACGCTTAATATATTAGGAATGAAAactttatttgaatttgtttcGTCTAAGAATCGCTGTCCACGTCTGAATACAGttttaatacaatgaattttGTATGATCCACtcaagaattattaaaaaatatattgataaaaaaagggGAGGTTTTACTTATCTATAGTAAGCAAGAAATGCAACATGGATGACCAGAATATGAATGTTCCTTATGTCGAGAGACAAGATAGTGCTCACCTCTCACCATCAACAAGATATATACATGAATTTACATGATGAATTGATCAAGTTGATACTTTTTATGCTATGATAAATTCTTATATtagttagaaaaattaaatattttatgtgagagtttgagaaaattgtaatgatgagatgattttatatatccaaaccgggcctaaaagaaagggaagaagaCTACGTACCTCCTTCAACACATGAGCCCCAAGTTCAAACTCTCTTTACGTACACAACATTTTAAGTTTCCCAGCCATTGATGTGACTGGAATGTTGAATGTACTGTGGAATCTAGTTGACGAGATTAATTTCCAGCCTTGAATTGCTAAGAAATGTCGCAAGATGGATGGGATCAATGTCCCTGcgcttaaattattttctaaacttgaaCAGTATCTATTGATGAGTGGTAGGCCCCGTACAAGATTGCAGCTTATAAATAAAGCCCTTAACTATCATACGCTCTACAAGTAAAAACAATGGGATCATTAGccattaagaaagtattttcccTTCTCATCAACTTTGTCCTATTTGCTCAGTTGGTTTCATCACTGGACGCGCCTGccttttcttctaattcttcCAAAGAAGCTACTGCTCTTCTTACATGGAAAAACAGCCTTCAAAACGAATCCCAGTCCCACTTATCTTCATGGACTtcagtttcttcttccattAGGAATCCATGCAATAATTGGCTTGGTATTTCATGCAACCTTGCAGGAAGCgtcatcaaaataaacattaCCGAATCTAGCTTACAAGGTACGCttcaaggattttcttttttgtcatttcCAAATCTTGCGTACATTGATCTTTACATGAACGCACTTTTTGGTTCAATTCCACCTCAAATTAGCTACCTCTCAAAACTCGAATATCTCGATTTGTCCTATAATCAGTTTTCAGGCAAAATCCCACCAGAAATTGGCAAGCTAGCTAATCTTAAGGTCCTCCACCTTATACAGAATAACTTAAACGGCTCCATTCCTGAAGAAATAGGGCACCTAAACCTTCTAACTGAACTTGTTCTTCCCAACAACCATATAGACGGTTCCATCCCTTCTGCTTTAGGCAATTTGAGCAACTtggttattttgtttctttatggCAATGAACTTTCTGGTTTTGTTCCTCCAGAAATGGGAAACCTCTCCAATTTGGATCAACTTTTCATTAGTCGCAACCACCTGACTGGTCCAATCCCTCCCACTTTCGGGAACTTGAAAAAGCTAACCATCTTGATCATGTTTGATAATTCACTTTCCGGCCCCATCCCTTCGGAACTTGGAAATTTGAAATCCCTAAAGAATATAAGTTTTCAACACAATAATCTTTCGGGTTCAATTCCAGCATCATTAGGTGATTTGGTAAATCTTACCCTACTTCACCTGGATAATAATAGGCTTTCTGGATCCATTCCTACAGAAATAGGAAACTTGACTTCTCTCAAATATCTACAGTTGGATCAAAACCAACTGCGTGGTTCTCTTCCAACTTCTTTTGCTAACTTAAGCAATCTGATATCTTTATTCCTTCGTGAAAACCAACTTACCGGTCCTATTCCTCAAGGAATTGGAGATCTCATCAACTTGGAAACTCTACAGCTGAACACAAACCAATTTATTGGTAATTTGCCTCAAAACATTTGCCATATTGGTGGATCACTCCGGTACTTTGATGCAAGCAACAACTATTTCGTTGGTCGAATTCCCAAAAGCTTAAAAAATTGCACAAGCATAGTCAGACTCCTTTTAGGAGGTAACCAACTCATTGGAGATGTAGCTAAGGACTTCGGTGTCTATCCAAACTTGGAGTTCATAGATCTAAGTCATAATAGATTTTATGGAAGGATCTCAAGTAATTGGGGACAGTGTCAACAACTACACACCCTACTTTTGGGTAAAAACAATATTACTGGTAGCATACCACACGAGATTGGAAATTGGAATCAGCTAGGTGAGCTTGATCTTTCTTCAAATCATATAGTTGGGGTGATTCCAAAAGAATTCGGAAGGTTGATTTCTTTAGAGCGATTGAGGATGAATGGCAATCAACTCTCTGGTGCTATTCCTTTTGAATTTGGATCATTGAAACATCTTGAATATCTTGACTTGTCCTCAAACAAGCTGAGTAAGTCAATTCCAAGTAATTTCGGGGACTTCGTGAAATTGATCGACTTGAATTTAAGCCACAACAATTTTAGGGAAGGGATTCCAGCTCACCTCCTAACCTTATCTCATATCTCCAAATtagatataagttataactcttTAGATGGAGAGATACCATTGGAAATTAACAAATTGGAGAGCTTAGTGATCTTAAATCTCTCCCACAATTATCTTTCTGGTTTCATTCCGAAAGCATTCGAACAAATGCGTGGCTTGGTGTATATCGACATATCCTACAATGAGTTGCAGGGTCCCATTCCCAATAACAATGCATTTCTAAACGCTTCTGTAGAAGCATTACAAGGGAACAAGGGATTGTGTGGTAATGTTACAGGACTACAACCTTGCAATGCTTCCATGATAAACAAACATAGCTCAAAAAAGGGACACAAAGTCGTGTTTCTTCTCGTTTTCCCACTTTTAGGAGCAGTTTCTGTTCTACTTTCTTTCCTTGGGTTTTTTCTCTTTAAGCAAAGAAGAAGGACAAATATAGAACCCAAACAAAACAAGATTGAGGGCCATGTATTTCTTTCAATATTACAATTCAATGGAAGAACATTGTATGATGAAATCATAAAAGTGACCAATGGTTTTGATGCTCTATACTGCATTGGGAAAGGAGGACATGGAACCGTCTACAAAGCAGAGCTAACTTCAGGACCTACCGTAGCTGTGAAGAAATTCAATCAACCACTACATGACATTTGTGAGAATAGATTTCAAAAGGAGTTCTTGAATGAGATAAGGGCATTGACAGACATACGACATCGAAACATTGTGAAACTTTATGGTTTCTGTTCTAATGTGCAACATTCCTTTTTGGTTTGCCAGTATCTAGAGAGGGGTAGCTTGTCCCTAATCTTGGGCAACGAAGATGCTGCTAAAGTATTGAGCTGGAGTAAGAGATTGAATATTGTTAAAGGTGTGGCATATGCCTTGTCATACATGCACCATGATTGCTCCCCTTCGATTATTCATCGTGACATATCAAGTAGCAACATCTTGCTGGATTCTCAATTTGAGGCTCATGTTTCAGACTTTGGGACTGCTAAGCTTTTGGAGCTAGACTCATCCAATTGGACTTCCCCTGCAGGCACTTATGGATATATTGCACCGGGTAAATTGTTTCATTGTCCTATCGAAGAAAAGTATGCATATGTGTTGATTTTGTCCttctttccttcatttcttttcttttgcagaGCTTGCTTATACAATGAAGGTAACTGAAAAATGTGATGTATATAGCTTTGGGGTATTGGCAATCGAAGTCATTAGAGGAAAGCATCCAGGTGATTTGATCTCCTCACTATCATCGCCATTAGCTATGGAGAACATACAGGTGAAAGATGTGTTGGACCAACGTCTTCCATTTCCAACAGTTCAAGTTGAGAATGAACTTATAATAGTTGTACAGCTTGCCATGAAATGCTTAAATGTCTGTCCACAATCACGGCCGACGATGGAAatgatttctaaagtgttatcgACCAATATGGCACATTCCTAGAGCCATCCAGAAGTGTATTGCCAACTTGAAGTTGAGAGTTGAAGATTATACACTGCACagataataattaatgaaaataagtGCTAAAATTATTAGAGCATTTCCATCCCATGTACTTGTGTAACTTTAGTGTTGCTAGTTGTATGAGTGTTAATGtatctttttttatcatctcatgTCCTTCAATTCAGTTCCAACTATATCAATCAACCAAAGCGTCTTTTGGGAGTATAAATGTTGCAAGTTTTTGCAACTTGAAGGTTTGTTTGTTCTCAATAAATCTTTTTAATAGAAACCCATGtgatttgaaacttttggaGTTGAAGaccttaattttaaaaagtcgGAGCTTGAGACATCAatctttactttttattttatcttgactcttatataaaaaattttagagcagcatgatattttttatatcttctataaaatatgcaaaacaaaTACCAAAACATCATGAAAGTTTCTTACAGAAATCGTTTTTCAACAAAATGGTCGCTCTATTCAAATATATCGATATGTACACCTTACTTTGATTGACTTTTTCGGCTCTCTGCTTAATTATAGTGACTTAAATCAAGACCATTAGTAATTTAATTCATTCTTCTTGCCCTGGTGTGAAAGGTTGTGATCAAATATATTGTACCGTTTGCTCTTTATCTAAGCAGAAACGACTTCCATTTCAATCAATCATTAACTCtagtaattttgtttttgagctTGTTCATGTGACATTTGGGGATTATATTCTCAAGCTTCTTTGCATAGTCATTGTTACTTCTTAATTATTGTTGATGACTATAGCCGTGTCACATGGGTATACCTAATGCAATTTAAATCAgaaacacaatcatttttacaaatcatttgTCTATTATTCACATAACTCTAATCTaattatctcattatccaaacatgtCTTAATTCACTTGATGTGTTAATTAAAACTGTCAGGTTGGAACAAGGAACTTGTGGGATATTTCTCGATTCATTATTGGTAGGTAGGCACGTACAATAATGACGGTCCATGCCACTTTGTCTTGACTTGCAACTTGCAATTAGAGGCGACTTTATTTTGTGGCTTACAAGAATGACAGTCTTCTTTCCGTGTGGGCTCTTTTTTCTATGTTGACTTGCTTTCAATGTGTTGTCTTTAACAACTCCCGAAAGGACTTGGAAATAACTGAAGTCATTTCCTTGATTTCTTCTCCAAAACCATTGATAGGGATTACCTCCCGACGAGTACATACAGATTCCGTTAGGATTGCAAACGAACAAGACTACTCGGCAAGCCGCTCGAGATCGGCTCGATTAAACTCAAGTTTCACTCAATTCATTCGTTAAATAAGTGGTCCGTGAACATACAATTATAATcggttattaaataaaataactcgtaaaaaactcaatttaactaATATAAGTTCGTATAAACTCGAAGaacttcatatttattattttttgtagtatTATATCTAACTTTTTAACGGTAAGATCTCaagtatttaaaagtataagaGGAAACCATGTTCCTTGTAAGGAGATTTGGTAAACTTGAGCTTCAGTTAGACTCATTGAtaaactcgagctcgagctcgagctagACTCGTATtcgaataaaagttaaataaacaagtcctcgtttgttttcggagatgagatgagattaaagttaaaaagttgaataaaatattgttagagtatattttttaatattatttttattttgaaatttgaaaaagttgaattgtttattttattttgtattggaagttgggaaagttgtaatgatgagataagatgagatgagatgttttcccaaaacaaacaaggctaATCGCCCA is drawn from Juglans regia cultivar Chandler chromosome 5, Walnut 2.0, whole genome shotgun sequence and contains these coding sequences:
- the LOC109013379 gene encoding MDIS1-interacting receptor like kinase 2-like isoform X1, which produces MGSLAIKKVFSLLINFVLFAQLVSSLDAPAFSSNSSKEATALLTWKNSLQNESQSHLSSWTSVSSSIRNPCNNWLGISCNLAGSVIKINITESSLQGTLQGFSFLSFPNLAYIDLYMNALFGSIPPQISYLSKLEYLDLSYNQFSGKIPPEIGKLANLKVLHLIQNNLNGSIPEEIGHLNLLTELVLPNNHIDGSIPSALGNLSNLVILFLYGNELSGFVPPEMGNLSNLDQLFISRNHLTGPIPPTFGNLKKLTILIMFDNSLSGPIPSELGNLKSLKNISFQHNNLSGSIPASLGDLVNLTLLHLDNNRLSGSIPTEIGNLTSLKYLQLDQNQLRGSLPTSFANLSNLISLFLRENQLTGPIPQGIGDLINLETLQLNTNQFIGNLPQNICHIGGSLRYFDASNNYFVGRIPKSLKNCTSIVRLLLGGNQLIGDVAKDFGVYPNLEFIDLSHNRFYGRISSNWGQCQQLHTLLLGKNNITGSIPHEIGNWNQLGELDLSSNHIVGVIPKEFGRLISLERLRMNGNQLSGAIPFEFGSLKHLEYLDLSSNKLSKSIPSNFGDFVKLIDLNLSHNNFREGIPAHLLTLSHISKLDISYNSLDGEIPLEINKLESLVILNLSHNYLSGFIPKAFEQMRGLVYIDISYNELQGPIPNNNAFLNASVEALQGNKGLCGNVTGLQPCNASMINKHSSKKGHKVVFLLVFPLLGAVSVLLSFLGFFLFKQRRRTNIEPKQNKIEGHVFLSILQFNGRTLYDEIIKVTNGFDALYCIGKGGHGTVYKAELTSGPTVAVKKFNQPLHDICENRFQKEFLNEIRALTDIRHRNIVKLYGFCSNVQHSFLVCQYLERGSLSLILGNEDAAKVLSWSKRLNIVKGVAYALSYMHHDCSPSIIHRDISSSNILLDSQFEAHVSDFGTAKLLELDSSNWTSPAGTYGYIAPELAYTMKVTEKCDVYSFGVLAIEVIRGKHPGDLISSLSSPLAMENIQVKDVLDQRLPFPTVQVENELIIVVQLAMKCLNVCPQSRPTMEMISKVLSTNMAHS
- the LOC109013379 gene encoding MDIS1-interacting receptor like kinase 2-like isoform X2, yielding MNALFGSIPPQISYLSKLEYLDLSYNQFSGKIPPEIGKLANLKVLHLIQNNLNGSIPEEIGHLNLLTELVLPNNHIDGSIPSALGNLSNLVILFLYGNELSGFVPPEMGNLSNLDQLFISRNHLTGPIPPTFGNLKKLTILIMFDNSLSGPIPSELGNLKSLKNISFQHNNLSGSIPASLGDLVNLTLLHLDNNRLSGSIPTEIGNLTSLKYLQLDQNQLRGSLPTSFANLSNLISLFLRENQLTGPIPQGIGDLINLETLQLNTNQFIGNLPQNICHIGGSLRYFDASNNYFVGRIPKSLKNCTSIVRLLLGGNQLIGDVAKDFGVYPNLEFIDLSHNRFYGRISSNWGQCQQLHTLLLGKNNITGSIPHEIGNWNQLGELDLSSNHIVGVIPKEFGRLISLERLRMNGNQLSGAIPFEFGSLKHLEYLDLSSNKLSKSIPSNFGDFVKLIDLNLSHNNFREGIPAHLLTLSHISKLDISYNSLDGEIPLEINKLESLVILNLSHNYLSGFIPKAFEQMRGLVYIDISYNELQGPIPNNNAFLNASVEALQGNKGLCGNVTGLQPCNASMINKHSSKKGHKVVFLLVFPLLGAVSVLLSFLGFFLFKQRRRTNIEPKQNKIEGHVFLSILQFNGRTLYDEIIKVTNGFDALYCIGKGGHGTVYKAELTSGPTVAVKKFNQPLHDICENRFQKEFLNEIRALTDIRHRNIVKLYGFCSNVQHSFLVCQYLERGSLSLILGNEDAAKVLSWSKRLNIVKDFGTAKLLELDSSNWTSPAGTYGYIAPELAYTMKVTEKCDVYSFGVLAIEVIRGKHPGDLISSLSSPLAMENIQVKDVLDQRLPFPTVQVENELIIVVQLAMKCLNVCPQSRPTMEMISKVLSTNMAHS